The Brassica oleracea var. oleracea cultivar TO1000 chromosome C6, BOL, whole genome shotgun sequence genome includes a region encoding these proteins:
- the LOC106296650 gene encoding uncharacterized protein LOC106296650 isoform X1, whose translation MCAHYFTPLTNWNGFYQIRFQDGQLIDEEPLKGTKYRMPFGNRWNRSYLPTSIIRLGSIGEGRIDHCEEVETCFFLGESGGFVSLSYLGNRVEVPVVDVFEEYQKMMVLRRRSHPCYTIVDAPVFPISDPKE comes from the exons ATGTGTGCACATTATTTTACTCCTCTAACTAATTGGAATGGATTCTATCAAATTCGTTTCCAGGATGGCCAACTGATCGATGAAGAACCGTTGAAGGGTACCAAATACAGAATGCCCTTTGGGAATCGATGGAATAGGAG CTATCTCCCAACCAGTATCATTCGATTGGGAAGCATCGGTGAAGGACGCATTGACCATTGTGAGGAGGTTGAGACATGTTTCTTTCTTGGTGAGTCGGGAGGTTTTGTTTCACTGTCGTATTTGGG GAATAGGGTGGAAGTTCCTGTGGTGGATGTGTTCGAGGAATATCAGAAGATGATGGTCTTGAGGAGACGTTCTCATCCATGTTATACCATTGTGGATGCTCCTGTCTTTCCAATTTCTGATCCGAAGGAATAA
- the LOC106296650 gene encoding uncharacterized protein LOC106296650 isoform X2 yields the protein MCAHYFTPLTNWNGFYQIRFQDGQLIDEEPLKGTKYRMPFGNRWNRSYLPTSIIRLGSIGEGRIDHCEEVETCFFLGESGGFVSLSYLGVEVPVVDVFEEYQKMMVLRRRSHPCYTIVDAPVFPISDPKE from the exons ATGTGTGCACATTATTTTACTCCTCTAACTAATTGGAATGGATTCTATCAAATTCGTTTCCAGGATGGCCAACTGATCGATGAAGAACCGTTGAAGGGTACCAAATACAGAATGCCCTTTGGGAATCGATGGAATAGGAG CTATCTCCCAACCAGTATCATTCGATTGGGAAGCATCGGTGAAGGACGCATTGACCATTGTGAGGAGGTTGAGACATGTTTCTTTCTTGGTGAGTCGGGAGGTTTTGTTTCACTGTCGTATTTGGG GGTGGAAGTTCCTGTGGTGGATGTGTTCGAGGAATATCAGAAGATGATGGTCTTGAGGAGACGTTCTCATCCATGTTATACCATTGTGGATGCTCCTGTCTTTCCAATTTCTGATCCGAAGGAATAA
- the LOC106299568 gene encoding AIG2-like protein, translating to MSSSGAQLHNVFVYGSFQEPDVTYVMLERTPESISATLPGFTRMRLKGCLYPCIVPSEEGEVHGKVIMGLTDEELRNLDAVESNEFERVTVGVVREDNSEKMPVKTYIWINKNDPDLDGEWDFEEWKRLHKKKFIETFKEIMEWKKDPQGKGRDTFSHALREDQVNAQSS from the exons ATGAGTAGCTCCGGTGCGCAGCTTCACAATGTTTTTGTCTATGGTAGCTTTCAGGAGCCTGACGTCACTTATGTCATGCTTGAACGTACTCCTGAAAGTATCTCTGCCACACTCCCTGGCTT TACGAGGATGAGGCTTAAAGGATGTTTGTATCCATGTATTGTGCCGTCTGAGGAAGGAGAAGTCCATGGAAAG GTAATAATGGGGTTAACGGATGAAGAACTTAGGAACTTAGATGCAGTTGAGAGTAATGAATTTGAGAGAGTGACAGTTGGTGTTGTACGAGAG GACAACTCGGAGAAGATGCCAGTCAAAACATATATATGGATCAATAAGAATGATCCTGATCTTGATGGAGAATGGGATTTCGAG GAATGGAAAAGACTACACAAGAAGAAATTCATAGAGACGTTCAAAGAAATCATGGAATGGAAGAAGGATCCTCAGGGAAAGGGACGGGATACGTTCAGCCATGCCCTCCGCGAAGATCAAGTGAATGCTCAATCGTCTTGA